A genomic stretch from Rhineura floridana isolate rRhiFlo1 chromosome 18, rRhiFlo1.hap2, whole genome shotgun sequence includes:
- the TNFRSF18 gene encoding tumor necrosis factor receptor superfamily member 18, with protein MEGSSRPRLDAGLLCFTTLWLCTELVLATNSGPQTGKICCSVTPSGEPPKSCGKCGDGKCCMDKKCHQCRVLPTCPEGQERRCSGTIEFRYFCRSCPNGTYSDPKSDCCIPWTDCKILGLPILQPGNSTHDVKCRRELITMVMQPDSMATTILTTVTAAGLSVLILMTFFLLICVWTQKKEKFPLVKDQESINPSNLLASQGLHHEDTYSCRFPEEERGDKMAEEKVSLSSAETLPCSWS; from the exons ATGGAAGGAAGCTCTCGCCCCAGACTAGACGCTGGCTTGCTTTGCTTCACAACACTCTGGTTGTGTACAGAGCTAGTGCTAGCCACCAACAGCGGGCCCCAGACAGGGAAAATCTGCTGTTCTGTAACTCCTTCAG GGGAACCTCCCAAATCCTGCGGCAAATGCGGCGATGGGAAATGCTGCATGGACAAAAAGTGCCATCAATGCCGGGTGCTCCCAACGTGCCCAGAAGGGCAGGAACGGCGCTGTTCAG GCACAATTGAATTCAGGTATTTCTGCAGATCATGTCCCAACGGAACCTACTCTGATCCTAAGAGTGACTGCTGCATCCCTTGGACAGA CTGCAAAATTCTTGGGCTCCCAATTCTGCAGCCGGGGAACAGTACCCATGACGTGAAGTGCCGCCGGGAACTTATCACCATGGTTATGCAACCTG ATTCCATGGCCACAACTATCTTGACTACCGTGACAGCCGCGGGTCTCTCCGTCCTCATCCTGATGACTTTCTTTTTACTCATCTGCGTATGGACACAGAAGAAGGAGAAATTCCCTCTGGTGAAAG ACCAAGAATCCATCAACCCTTCTAACCTCCTGGCATCTCAGGGGCTTCATCATGAAGACACCTACAGCTGCCGGTTCCCAGAGGAAGAGCGTGGGGACAAAATGGCCGAAGAGAAGGTCTCGTTGAGCTCCGCTGAAACACTGCCCTGCTCCTGGAGCTGA